The Megalobrama amblycephala isolate DHTTF-2021 linkage group LG7, ASM1881202v1, whole genome shotgun sequence genome window below encodes:
- the LOC125271366 gene encoding GTPase IMAP family member 8-like, which translates to MRKITAEMEDITEKSIKNQPARGKKRRRASMDKPPVMSDVNIMLLGSTGSGKSASGNTIIGGVKKPFKEDFSPEAVTKFCESAQTEVNDQTITVIDTVGLSDTSVKITDAQTEIEKILQDINLDVFLLVIKLGDTFTKAKREAVQWIQENFGAKVLKHTIMLFTHGDQLHVSIEEYLSKCEALRSVADQCSGHYHVFNNKDKDRSQVTELLEKIKTLREKNGYRRYTEQDYKETQKELPSKCNVAEAAAGGLGAAGAAVAGGLGGLGAAGVAAVEGGLGAAAAVGVAAGAGVYFLRKYNLRKKHKSE; encoded by the exons ATGAGAAAGATAACTGCAGAAATGGAGGACATTACTGAAAAGTCTATTAAGAATCAGCCCGCCAG AGGGAAAAAACGTCGGAGAGCAAGCATGGATAAACCGCCTGTTA TGTCAGATGTGAATATTATGCTGTTGGGCTCGACTGGATCAGGAAAGAGTGCGTCAGGAAACACCATCATAGGTGGAGTTAAAAAACCATTTAAAGAAGATTTTTCTCCTGAGGCTGTGACCAAGTTCTGTGAATCAGCACAAACAGAGGTGAATGATCAAACAATCACAGTGATTGACACTGTAGGACTCTCTGATACATCGGTGAAGATCACAGATGCTCAAACTGAAATAGAGAAGATATTACAGGATATAAATCTTGATGTGTTTCTGCTGGTGATCAAACTGGGTGACACATTCACAAAGGCCAAAAGAGAAGCTGTGCAATGGATCCAGGAGAATTTTGGAGCAAAGGTCTTAAAACACACAATAATGCTCTTTACTCATGGAGACCAGTTACATGTGTCAATAGAGGAATACCTGAGTAAATGTGAAGCACTGCGGTCTGTAGCTGATCAGTGTTCAGGACATTATCACGTTTTTAACAACAAAGACAAAGATCGATCTCAAGTCACTGAGCTTCTGGAAAAGATAAAAACACTGAGAGAGAAAAATGGATACAGGAGATACACTGAGCAGGACTATAAGGAGACTCAGAAAGAGCTTCCGAGTAAGTGCAATGTTGCTGAAGCAGCAGCAGGAGGGTTAGGAGCGGCAGGAGCAGCAGTAGCGGGAGGGTTAGGAGGGTTAGGAGCAGCAGGAGTAGCAGCAGTAGAGGGAGGATTAGGAGCAGCGGCAGCAGTAGGAGTAGCAGCTGGCGCTGGAgtgtattttttaagaaaatataaccttagaaaaaaacataaaagtgaGTAA